The following proteins are co-located in the Oligoflexia bacterium genome:
- a CDS encoding lytic transglycosylase domain-containing protein, translating to MNVCFLLSAFFCISVFSLDAISSSRSTLFKYIDADGNPILATHPELRFPPDIVRARFKKIIREAAMQSKIDASLIEAVIAIESNWHVNAVSSKGALGLMQLMPETARIWGVRNAFNPTENISGGARYLRHLLNLFDNKISFALAAYHAGENRVIRQGGIPLIPSTQKYVELVMREYKILRPELDLKLKTVID from the coding sequence ATGAACGTGTGTTTTTTGTTAAGTGCGTTCTTTTGCATTTCTGTATTTTCTCTTGATGCTATTTCAAGTAGTCGCAGCACACTTTTTAAATACATTGATGCCGATGGTAATCCGATTTTAGCAACACATCCTGAATTGAGGTTTCCCCCTGATATTGTTCGTGCGCGTTTTAAAAAAATAATCAGAGAAGCCGCAATGCAATCAAAAATTGATGCTTCACTTATAGAAGCTGTAATAGCCATTGAAAGTAATTGGCATGTAAATGCGGTTTCCTCAAAAGGTGCGTTAGGGCTTATGCAATTGATGCCTGAAACAGCTCGAATTTGGGGAGTGCGTAATGCATTTAATCCAACAGAAAATATTTCCGGTGGCGCAAGATATCTACGACATCTTTTAAATCTTTTTGATAATAAAATTTCATTTGCTCTGGCTGCATACCATGCTGGGGAAAATCGTGTGATCAGGCAAGGTGGAATTCCTTTGATTCCGTCGACTCAAAAATATGTAGAACTTGTAATGAGAGAGTATAAAATTTTAAGACCAGAATTAGATTTAAAATTAAAGACTGTTATTGATTAG
- a CDS encoding pyruvate, water dikinase regulatory protein yields MSNIGGTIFIVSDGTGETASAIVKAALVQYPDRDISLVRCKNIRTEEQLDGIIEEVKARDGAVVFTVVSSKLRQKIENLCQINKIPYKDLFGPLLQMFSKYFQKEETNFTAGLLRQTDEKYFKRIEAIEFTVKHDDGKVVSDLENSDIVLVGISRTSKTPLSIFLSHKGWKVSNVPIVLGVLPPKELFTIDQKKIIALTIDPEKLARIRKNRLEKLGQDLSSDYASERHIHEELEYATQIFSKNRRWPVFDVTEKALEETATEITKLIASRQGITGLENF; encoded by the coding sequence ATAGTCAGTGACGGTACAGGTGAAACGGCTTCTGCCATTGTCAAAGCAGCACTGGTTCAATACCCCGACCGTGATATCAGCCTTGTACGGTGTAAAAACATTCGAACCGAAGAACAACTTGATGGCATCATCGAAGAAGTTAAGGCTCGAGACGGTGCCGTGGTATTTACTGTGGTTAGTAGTAAACTGCGTCAAAAAATTGAAAATCTCTGCCAAATTAATAAAATTCCTTATAAAGATTTATTTGGGCCACTGCTTCAAATGTTTAGTAAATATTTTCAAAAAGAAGAAACCAATTTTACAGCTGGTTTACTCAGACAAACAGATGAAAAATATTTTAAACGTATTGAAGCCATTGAATTTACAGTTAAGCACGATGATGGAAAAGTTGTCAGCGACCTTGAAAATTCAGATATTGTGCTTGTCGGTATTTCTAGAACGAGTAAAACACCATTATCAATTTTCTTAAGCCACAAGGGCTGGAAAGTTTCTAATGTTCCAATTGTACTTGGGGTTTTACCACCAAAAGAGCTATTTACTATTGATCAAAAAAAGATCATCGCATTAACAATTGATCCTGAAAAGCTCGCGCGTATTAGAAAGAATCGTCTTGAAAAGCTTGGGCAGGACTTAAGTAGTGATTATGCTAGCGAACGTCATATCCATGAAGAATTAGAATATGCCACTCAAATTTTCTCTAAAAACCGTCGCTGGCCTGTATTTGATGTTACTGAAAAAGCGCTTGAAGAGACTGCTACCGAGATCACAAAACTCATAGCAAGTCGTCAGGGAATTACAGGTCTTGAGAATTTCTAG